A genomic segment from Bacillus cereus G9842 encodes:
- the qoxD gene encoding cytochrome aa3 quinol oxidase subunit IV, with amino-acid sequence MAQNNNQANGHAHSGFPWSHVFGFILSLALTFLALYVALYTTLPLSTVLTTIIIMAVAQALLQLIMFMHLKEGEGRVQILTMIYSFFVATATVGLTVWIFFSM; translated from the coding sequence ATGGCTCAAAACAACAATCAAGCAAATGGGCATGCGCATAGCGGATTCCCTTGGTCACACGTTTTCGGATTTATTTTATCGCTTGCATTAACGTTTCTAGCGTTATACGTGGCACTTTACACAACATTGCCACTTTCAACAGTCTTAACAACTATTATCATCATGGCTGTTGCGCAAGCATTGTTACAATTAATTATGTTCATGCATTTAAAAGAAGGAGAAGGAAGAGTTCAAATTCTTACAATGATATACAGTTTCTTCGTTGCAACTGCAACAGTTGGTTTAACTGTATGGATCTTCTTCTCAATGTAA